The proteins below come from a single Malus domestica chromosome 03, GDT2T_hap1 genomic window:
- the LOC103432539 gene encoding aspartic proteinase CDR1-like → MTAVDHVVYKLSNISLLLLLSLLWGGTIVVAKPNNGFSTQLIHIFSPQSPLYPGNISYTEENQLLLQQTNARKRYIDATIAAALSNNMSQTSKNPLDELPRLKLEFYPYGMYIVQLGLGTFDAKFPASTFKTYYLYTDTGSQLIWTLCEDCLKQKPQPKCFKTRDPPFPNSQSKTYMPLPCGGHRLCKPGKCKGGICSMDSKYQDGSGVRTTLGSEAFSLLTTSGRAQAIGNIVLGCAYEATADIFGAGEDYKVSGMLGLGYNPISFPNQISHLIDGAFSFCLTRRRDVQTYLRFGSDIPQPLGGVRVTPLVLSDLVPYYHVNLKAISVDGHKLLINPTVFEIRKRGTEGGCIIDNGSSFTLLINPAHKALVMHLEYHFMRYPSFNKVLPPIYPKFELCDNWSPPPREANEALPTITFHFDGPNHPNIDVAPESGFILMHDRSSNRDILCLAFASDDVRTIFGSWQLSDYRYIFDLKRSLLKFAPEDCAKNS, encoded by the exons ATGACTGCAGTTGATCATGTTGTTTACAAACTATCAAATATTAGTTTGCTCTTGCTGCTCTCACTACTGTGGGGTGGTACAATTGTTGTAGCCAAACCAAACAATGGTTTCAGCACCCAACTCATACACATCTTTTCACCACAATCGCCTCTTTACCCCGGAAACATTTCCTACACAGAAGAAAATCAACTCCTCTTACAACAAACAAATGCGCGAAAGCGGTACATAGATGCTACCATTGCAGCAGCCCTCAGCAATAATATGTCACAAACTTCAAAGAACCCTCTTGATGAATTGCCTCGTCTTAAACTCGAATTTTACCCTTATGGCATGTACATTGTACAACTTGGGCTTGGCACTTTCGATGCGAAGTTCCCGGCCAGcacattcaaaacatactaCTTGTACACAGACACCGGGAGCCAACTCATTTGGACTCTGTGTGAGGACTGCCTAAAGCAAAAGCCTCAACCGAAATGCTTTAAAACCAGGGATCCCCCCTTCCCTAACAGCCAGTCCAAAACCTATATGCCTCTTCCTTGTGGTGGCCACCGCCTTTGCAAGCCAGGCAAATGCAAAGGGGGTATCTGCTCCATGGACTCTAAGTACCAGGACGGCAGCGGTGTCCGTACTACTCTCGGAA GTGAAGCTTTCAGTCTTTTGACAACCAGCGGGCGTGCACAGGCTATTGGTAACATAGTGTTGGGTTGTGCTTATGAAGCGACGGCGGACATCTTTGGCGCGGGTGAGGACTATAAGGTATCCGGAATGTTGGGTTTGGGATATAATCCTATTTCCTTTCCAAACCAAATATCCCATCTTATTGATGGAGCATTCTCATTCTGCCTAACACGCCGGAGAGATGTTCAAACATATCTCCGATTTGGTTCCGACATCCCCCAACCACTTGGTGGCGTACGCGTCACGCCATTAGTTCTTTCTGATCTCGTACCCTATTACCATGTCAACTTGAAGGCAATAAGTGTGGATGGACACAAGCTTCTAATTAATCCGACGGTTTTTGAGATCCGGAAGCGGGGGACAGAAGGAGGATGTATTATAGACAATGGAAGTTCTTTTACTCTTCTCATCAACCCTGCTCACAAGGCATTGGTTATGCATCTGGAGTACCATTTTATGAGATACCCTAGCTTTAATAAGGTTCTTCCCCCTATTTACCCGAAGTTTGAGCTTTGCGACAACTGGTCGCCGCCTCCGCGCGAGGCTAACGAGGCCCTCCCTACTATTACCTTTCACTTTGATGGTCCGAACCATCCTAACATTGACGTCGCACCCGAAAGCGGTTTCATATTGATGCACGACCGGTCGTCTAACAGAGATATTTTATGCCTGGCGTTCGCTTCAGATGATGTTCGTACTATTTTTGGATCATGGCAACTAAGCGATTACAGATACATATTTGACCTTAAAAGGAGCCTACTCAAGTTTGCTCCAGAGGATTGTGCTAAGAATTCTTGA